The segment TTGGTCAACTCATGGTAATGGGTCGCAAACAGCGTTCTGCAACCAATTACATTGGTCAGGTGTTCCACAATCGCCCACGCCAGCGACAAACCATCATAAGTGCTCGTGCCTCGACCAATCTCATCCAGAATCACCACACTCTGGGCAGTCGCATTGTGAAGAATGTTGGCTGTCTCTGCCATCTCCACCATGAAAGTGCTTTGGCCACGCGAAAGATCATCGCCGGCGCCAACACGCGCGAACAAACGGTCTGCCACGCCGAGCCTTGCGGCATGCGCGGGAACAAAGCTGCCCATCTGGGTGAGTATCTGCAGTAACGCCACCTGGCGGATGTACGTGCTCTTACCCGCCATGTTCGGGCCGGTAATCAGCCAGAGCATGCCGCCCCGTTCCGACAATTTGGTATCATTGGGCACGAACGTGCCGACAGGCAACGTCTTCTCCAGCACCGGATGTCTGCCTTGAACCACTTCGCACACAGGCTGATCCACCAGTTCAGGCATCACCCATTCGCTGCCATCCGCGAGTTCCGCCAGCGAAAGTAGAACATCCAGCGTAGCCAGCGCTTCCGAAGTAGCCAGCAACTGCGGTGCTGCTTTCGCAGTCAAATTGCGAAGCTGCACGAACAGATCGTATTCGAGAGCTTTGCTCTCGTCTTCTGCCTTGAGCACTTCCTCTTCGTGCTTCTTCAATTCAGGTGTGATGTACCGTTCGCAGTTCTTGAGTGTCTGCTTGCGCTGATAGTCCGCTGGTATCTTGTTGGCATGGGTGTTAGTGATTTCGAGGTAATAGCCAAACACCGAATTAAATCCGACTTTCAAACTATTGATGCCGGTGCGTTCAATCTCCTGTGCCTGGTAGCTGGCAATCCATTCCTTGCCGCCTCGAGTCAGTTCACGCAGATGATCGAGTCGGGCATGAAAACCCGCCCGAATGAAGCCGCCTTCCTTAGGCGACAAAGGCGGCGCTTCAGCCAGGGCAGTGTGCAGTTGCTGCTGCAATGTGGTACACGGGTTCGTCCGCTCCTGCAGAATGCCAATGAGCGACGATTGACACTTTCTCAATGCTTCCAGCACCGGCGGAACAGCACCAAGCGCCAAACCGATGGCTGACAGATCGCGTGGACTGGCCCGGCCTGTGCTTGCCTTGGTCGTCAATCGAGGCAGATCGGGAAACTGTTTCAGATGATCTCGCAGCGAACGCCGCAGCGCATGTTGCTTGCGTAACTCTGCGACCGCATCGAGTCGTGTCTGAATCTGCGACCGATCGGCCAGCGGTGCGGAGAGCCATTCATGCAACAGCCTGGCTCCCATCGATGTGCACGTGCGATCCATCGTATCGAGCAGTGAACCTTCACGTCGACTTTCGCGAAGTGTCCGCACCAGTTCCAGACTCCGCCTTGTCACCTGATCCATCAGCAGCGTCTGGCCACTCTGGAAAGGCTCCAGCCTGGTGATATGCTGCAAGCTGTTCTTCAGCATGTCCTTCAAATACAGGATGAGTGCCCCAGCTGCCTGCAGGCAAGGCTGATGATCCTGAAAGCCAAACCCCTCCAGCGTGCTGATGGCAAAATGCTGATGCAGCGCCTGGCTCGCCGTATGCCCATCAAACTGCCAATGTGCCCGAAACGTGAGTGTAAAACCCGAATCAGGCTGCCTGAGCGGGTTCAGCACCTCGGCAGGATAGTCGCCCGGCCAGATGCACTCTGATACGCTCAATCGCCCCAGTTCCTCGAGCAGTTCCTCCGGCTCGATATCGCGTGCTTTGAAAACACCACTGGAAAGTTCCACCCACGCCAGGCCCCATCGGCCTTTGTTGCCCGGAAACACCGATGCCAGGTGATTGGCCTGCTTCGGATCGAGCAGGTTCTCTTCGGTCAATGTGCCCGGCGTAACCACCCGCACCACTTCGCGTTTAACAATCCCCTTCGCCTGAGCGGGGTCTTCCATCTGTTCGCAGATAGCTACCCGATGCCCCAGCTCAATCAATTTCCGCAGATGCACTTCAAGGGCATGATGCGGAAATCCTGCCATCGGCAACTGTTTATCCCGGCTCGTCAATGTTAGATGCAGTTGCTTGGAGATGCTGACCGCATCGTCGCCAAAGAGTTCATAAAAGTCTCCCATGCGGAAAAGCAGCACTGTCCCCGGATGCTTATCCTTGGCATCCTGGTACTGCTGCATCATGGGGGTGAGAGACATCGGGTGTGCAGTCCTGAGTGCTGAGTCCTGAGTGCTTAGGATACAGGATGAGTTTGCGACGTGAACCGAAAAAATCAGCACGATTGTCACATCATGCGACAGGGTCGAACATGAATTTGTTCGACCCTGCCAAGGTTCAAGGTATTTTCTCATTCATACAGTACGATGAAATAGTGCTGCACCTTAATCATCGTCTTCGTGTTCTGGATGGAAGACGACGGCGGGTTTACCTTCCTCCATCACGATTTCCATGGTGATATCGCTAGGCTTGAATTTACTCTTGAACCGATCGTGCTGCAGAACAAATTGTGAACTTTTACCCTCTTTGATGTTGTGTGCTTGAAAGGCGAGAGGCTTGTCCAGTCCTTTGAATTTCACAACGATGGTTTCTGCCTTGATGGGAGTCTCGTTCTTGGCTTTCTTGTCGAGAACATAGATAGTTGCTTTGCCTGTCTTGGCGTCCAGACACCACTCGGCATGGTGTTTGTGTTTGCCATCGCAAAAGAGTTCACCGCCATGCGGGCCATCATGTGCAACGGCATTGCCTGTCAGCAGCATCAGGCTGCACGACATCATCAGTATGCAACGCAACATCATCTTAACTCCTGCAGGAAGATAGACTTATTACGCATCCCCTCTCATCTTGTTCGTAGTGGTTCATAAGTTATCGTCAACGCACGTTGCAGAAAGGAATAGCCATGAGTTTTGGGTTAGCCCAGCCCGGCAGGACGAAAATCGGCTGGATTGGCACTGGTGTGATGGGACGCTGGATGTGCCAGCATGCGATGACTGCAGGTTTCCAAGCCACCATTTTCACCCGCACGCCAGCCAAGGCGCAGCCACTGGTAGAGCTGGGAGCCAAGCTGGCTGCATCGCCTCGTGAAGTGGCGGAACAGTCCGACATCATCTGCGGCATGGTCGGCTTTCCCAGCGATGTGCGTGAAGTGTTCCTGGGAGAGCAGGGGACGCTATCCGGCTGCAATGCTGGAAAAATCCTGGTCGACATGACCACCAGCGACCCGACGCTCGCCCGCGAGATAGCTTCTGCTGCCACTCAGAAGGGTGTAGGCTGTCTCGATGCACCAGTCAGTGGTGGCGATGTCGGCGCTCGTGAAGCCCGACTGTCCATCATGGTCGGCGGCGAACCAGCTGTATTTGAAGCTGTCAAACCGCTCTTTGAAACGATGGGGAAGACCATCGTCCTGCAAGGCCCGGCTGGCTCGGGCCAGCATACCAAGATGGTCAACCAGATTCTGATTGCCAACAATATGATTGGCGTGTGCGAAGCATTGCTTTATGCCTATCGGGCCAAGCTCGATCCTGTTACGGTGCTGCAATCGGTAGGCAGTGGAGCCGCTGCCAGTGCAGCACTGAATGTATTGTGGCCTCGCATGATCAAGCGTGATTTCGAGCCAGGCTTCTATGTGGAACACTTCATCAAGGATATGGGCATTGCCCTGGCGGAATCGGAACGGATGAACCTTTATATGCCAGGGCTGGCACTGGCTAAACAACTGTACCAGGCGGTGCAGAGCCAAGGATTTGGCCGCAAGGGTACACAGTCGCTGCTGCTGGCACTGGAAGCAATGACCGGAAGCAAGAGTTCTTGATGCCGTGCCATTTGCAGAATCATCTGCAAAAAGTAAATCTCTTGGCGCTACTTGGCAACTTGGCGGTTCATTTCTCCAATAACCGCCAAGCCGCCAAGAAGACGCCAAGGGTTGATCGATAACAGCAACTACGCACCTTGGTGCAATTCATATTCACTGTTAGTAATAGACTAATTCTTATCTTTCACCATCGAATGGAAATGCGAATGCCTCTTGATTGGACGCCTTTTATTGATTTCGTACGCGCACCGCAGCGGTTTGTCATCTCGACGCATATGCGGCCTGATGGCGATGCATTGGGGTCGGCATTGGGGCTGGCACATGCACTCAGGCATCTGGGAAAGCAGGCCCAGGTGGTGATTCCCAGCCCGCTCCCGCCTCGCTATGTCAACATCATCGCTGAAGGTGATGTGGTGATGTATGACCCAGCCCAGGAAGCCTTGCTGGCTGGAACCGAGGCGATCATCATCGTGGATACCGGCACCTGGAACCAGCTAGGCAAGTTTGGTGACTGGATGCGCAGGCAGAATGTACCCAAGTTTGTCATTGATCA is part of the Planctomycetia bacterium genome and harbors:
- the mutS gene encoding DNA mismatch repair protein MutS codes for the protein MMQQYQDAKDKHPGTVLLFRMGDFYELFGDDAVSISKQLHLTLTSRDKQLPMAGFPHHALEVHLRKLIELGHRVAICEQMEDPAQAKGIVKREVVRVVTPGTLTEENLLDPKQANHLASVFPGNKGRWGLAWVELSSGVFKARDIEPEELLEELGRLSVSECIWPGDYPAEVLNPLRQPDSGFTLTFRAHWQFDGHTASQALHQHFAISTLEGFGFQDHQPCLQAAGALILYLKDMLKNSLQHITRLEPFQSGQTLLMDQVTRRSLELVRTLRESRREGSLLDTMDRTCTSMGARLLHEWLSAPLADRSQIQTRLDAVAELRKQHALRRSLRDHLKQFPDLPRLTTKASTGRASPRDLSAIGLALGAVPPVLEALRKCQSSLIGILQERTNPCTTLQQQLHTALAEAPPLSPKEGGFIRAGFHARLDHLRELTRGGKEWIASYQAQEIERTGINSLKVGFNSVFGYYLEITNTHANKIPADYQRKQTLKNCERYITPELKKHEEEVLKAEDESKALEYDLFVQLRNLTAKAAPQLLATSEALATLDVLLSLAELADGSEWVMPELVDQPVCEVVQGRHPVLEKTLPVGTFVPNDTKLSERGGMLWLITGPNMAGKSTYIRQVALLQILTQMGSFVPAHAARLGVADRLFARVGAGDDLSRGQSTFMVEMAETANILHNATAQSVVILDEIGRGTSTYDGLSLAWAIVEHLTNVIGCRTLFATHYHELTKLAELLPGVRNWNAAVHEEMGKITFIHRISPGAAERSFGIHVAQLAGVPGPVLERARQVLDELENKPMSVPAQAMETVKRKRKKAEDQPGLFG
- a CDS encoding NAD(P)-dependent oxidoreductase; this encodes MSFGLAQPGRTKIGWIGTGVMGRWMCQHAMTAGFQATIFTRTPAKAQPLVELGAKLAASPREVAEQSDIICGMVGFPSDVREVFLGEQGTLSGCNAGKILVDMTTSDPTLAREIASAATQKGVGCLDAPVSGGDVGAREARLSIMVGGEPAVFEAVKPLFETMGKTIVLQGPAGSGQHTKMVNQILIANNMIGVCEALLYAYRAKLDPVTVLQSVGSGAAASAALNVLWPRMIKRDFEPGFYVEHFIKDMGIALAESERMNLYMPGLALAKQLYQAVQSQGFGRKGTQSLLLALEAMTGSKSS